The segment CTCCTACGATCGCGGACCAGGTCTCCAACATCGGGGTCGTGGTGCATCCAGAAGCTGGATACGCGGGTCAATCGCGCGGGGACCGGCGTTTCCTGAGTGTCTGCTGCGCGGAATCCAGAACAGCCCGCTCCTTCGCAGTGAGGCTGCCGATGCCCGAAGTCGCGATCTTGTCGAGCAGCGCATCGACCTCGGCCATGGATGCCGGCGGCTCCCGCGGAGGGGCGGTTTTTTCCGGCCGCTCCGGCAGATCCGGCAGCGCGCGTAGTCGGGGTTGTCTGCGGGCGGGAAGGACTGAGGGGATTGTGAGCAATCCCTGCGCATGCCGGACGAATGCATAGGCGAAGGAGGCCGTGGTCGTGAGCGTGATCAGACTGACCCAGTCGCGACTGGAGAGGGCGATCAGAGCGTAGAGACCGACGAGCACGATGGCGACCCATTTGGCGAGGAGATTGCCGAGCATCATCGCGTTTGGATACAGTGTCGCAAAGGCGATGAAGAGGCCCAGTCCACCCGTTTGTCCGGAAAACCGGGTGGGGAGCCAGGCTCCGGTGATTGTCAGGATGAGCGCGGGAGCCAGGTAGAGGCCGGTGTAGATCCAGAGGAACCGCCGTCGACCGAAGAACTTTTCAAGTTCACGTCCGAACCAGATGATCATGAGCATGTCGATCGCGAACCAGAGCGATGGAGGATTTACCAGCCCATACGTGAAGACACGCCAGACCTCGCCCTTGAGCACGCGCATGCTGTCGAAGGCGGCCAGGCTGAGGAGGGCTGTCTGATTCCAGAAACTCAACAAGGCGGTTGCGATCATCGAGATCACCAGGACGACGACGATCATGTGTGCGGCGTAGAGCGGCACACTGCCCCAGTAGGTGAGCGGCTGGTGGTCGTTGGATGTGCTGTAACCGTTCATGAGCTTGAGACAACAAACTGCCGTGGAAGTGGCGGGGTGCAAGCCGGCAAGGATTCCCTGCGAGCATTTCTCCCGGCTTCCCGTTCTCAACGGCGCCGTTTTTCCCGCACGGACCGGTTCATCTTGAATCGGGCATTGTTTCCTCCTGCCTTGGTGCCGCCGGTCGTGCGCCCATGCCCGGCCGCCCATCATGGATCTCATTCGCAAACTCATCGATTTCATTCTCCACATTGATCAGCACCTGAGAGAGGTGGTGG is part of the Opitutaceae bacterium genome and harbors:
- a CDS encoding rhomboid family intramembrane serine protease — translated: MNGYSTSNDHQPLTYWGSVPLYAAHMIVVVLVISMIATALLSFWNQTALLSLAAFDSMRVLKGEVWRVFTYGLVNPPSLWFAIDMLMIIWFGRELEKFFGRRRFLWIYTGLYLAPALILTITGAWLPTRFSGQTGGLGLFIAFATLYPNAMMLGNLLAKWVAIVLVGLYALIALSSRDWVSLITLTTTASFAYAFVRHAQGLLTIPSVLPARRQPRLRALPDLPERPEKTAPPREPPASMAEVDALLDKIATSGIGSLTAKERAVLDSAQQTLRKRRSPRD